The following proteins come from a genomic window of Corallococcus sp. NCRR:
- a CDS encoding OmpH family outer membrane protein: MSLRSTLAAAAAVLSLALPVAASAAELKVAYVDLQRVLLEVDDGKAAKARLQKWLEDRQKEIDKEQDALRKEKDTLDKQASAMSEATRTQKATELQKKVMELAQKYERSRSEAANKERQEMEPIVNRIDQVIASIAERDGLGMVLDKRDSGIVFALSQYDISNEVVRSYNNSASKKPAPAAKDAPVKK, encoded by the coding sequence ATGTCGCTTCGAAGCACCCTGGCGGCCGCCGCCGCTGTCCTGTCGCTCGCCCTCCCGGTTGCCGCTTCGGCCGCCGAGCTCAAGGTGGCCTACGTCGACCTGCAGCGCGTGCTGCTGGAGGTGGATGATGGCAAGGCCGCCAAGGCCCGTCTCCAGAAGTGGCTGGAGGACCGCCAGAAGGAGATCGACAAGGAGCAGGACGCGCTGCGCAAGGAGAAGGACACCCTGGACAAGCAGGCCAGCGCCATGAGCGAGGCCACGCGCACCCAGAAGGCCACCGAGCTCCAGAAGAAGGTGATGGAGCTGGCGCAGAAGTACGAGCGCAGCCGCTCCGAGGCCGCCAACAAGGAGCGCCAGGAGATGGAGCCCATCGTCAACCGCATCGACCAGGTCATCGCGTCCATCGCGGAGCGTGACGGCCTGGGCATGGTGCTGGACAAGCGCGACTCCGGCATCGTCTTCGCGCTGTCCCAGTACGACATCTCCAACGAGGTCGTGCGCAGCTACAACAACAGCGCCTCCAAGAAGCCCGCGCCGGCGGCCAAGGACGCCCCGGTCAAGAAGTAG
- a CDS encoding ABC transporter ATP-binding protein has translation MALLSIRNVFKSYFLHGKRIDVLRDVSLDINAGELVSMIGASGAGKSTFLHVLGTLDAPAAGEVLFDGRSVFSMNDAEIAEFRNRTIGFVFQSHYLLPEFTALENVAMPALIQRRDRGPAYAYARELLERVGLGSRVDHRPGELSGGEAQRVALARALVLKPAVLLADEPTGNLDPTTGEGIHQLLRDVNRDLGITAVVVTHNETLARSMPRRLRLAGGQVSEA, from the coding sequence ATGGCGCTGTTGTCCATCCGCAACGTCTTCAAGAGCTACTTCCTGCACGGCAAGCGCATTGACGTGCTGCGCGACGTGTCGCTGGACATCAACGCCGGCGAGCTCGTCTCCATGATTGGCGCGTCCGGCGCGGGCAAGAGCACCTTCCTGCACGTGCTGGGCACGCTGGACGCCCCCGCCGCCGGTGAAGTCCTCTTCGACGGCAGGTCCGTCTTCTCCATGAACGACGCGGAGATCGCCGAGTTCCGCAACCGCACCATCGGCTTCGTCTTCCAGAGCCACTACCTCCTGCCGGAGTTCACCGCGCTGGAGAACGTGGCCATGCCCGCGCTCATCCAGCGCCGGGACCGCGGCCCCGCCTACGCCTACGCCCGTGAGCTCCTGGAGCGCGTGGGCCTGGGCAGCCGCGTGGACCACCGCCCCGGCGAGCTGTCCGGCGGCGAGGCCCAGCGCGTGGCCCTGGCGCGCGCCCTGGTGCTCAAGCCCGCGGTGCTGCTCGCGGACGAACCCACGGGCAACCTGGATCCCACGACAGGCGAGGGCATCCACCAGCTGCTCCGGGACGTCAACCGGGACCTGGGCATCACCGCCGTCGTCGTCACGCACAACGAGACGCTTGCTCGCTCCATGCCCCGCCGTCTGAGACTCGCCGGCGGGCAGGTGTCGGAGGCCTGA
- the lpxD gene encoding UDP-3-O-(3-hydroxymyristoyl)glucosamine N-acyltransferase: protein MPSAPNAHRLGDIATHIRGELLGDPGLLVHGLNGLEEAVPGEVSFYGNPRYRKQFEATRASAVLVGTDAPARDGVALVRVPNPHLAYAKLLTLFHPAARPAAGIHPAAHVHPEATVHPEATVKAGAVVEKGAHVGARTVLHPGAYVGEGARVGDDCVLYPHATVREGCVVGSRVILHASSVVGADGFGFAFDAEGEDGPRHFKIPQVGIVRIEDDVEVGACTCIDRATVGETVVGQGTKLDNLVQIAHNVRVGPLSLICAQAGVSGSAEVGTGVVLAGQVGVVGHIRVGDLAKVGAQSGVAHDVPDGQVVSGSPAIPHKEWLRASAASGQLADLLKEVRALRKRVELLEKEKGG, encoded by the coding sequence GTGCCTTCCGCACCCAACGCGCACCGGCTGGGGGACATCGCCACCCACATCCGGGGTGAGCTCCTCGGCGACCCCGGGCTGCTCGTCCATGGCCTGAACGGCCTGGAGGAGGCAGTCCCGGGGGAGGTGTCGTTCTACGGCAACCCCCGCTACCGCAAGCAGTTCGAGGCCACCCGCGCCTCGGCGGTGCTGGTGGGGACGGACGCCCCCGCTCGCGACGGCGTGGCCCTGGTGCGGGTGCCCAACCCGCACCTGGCCTACGCGAAGCTCCTCACCCTGTTCCACCCGGCCGCGCGGCCCGCCGCGGGCATCCACCCGGCCGCCCATGTGCACCCGGAGGCCACCGTGCACCCGGAGGCCACCGTGAAGGCCGGGGCGGTGGTGGAGAAGGGCGCCCACGTCGGCGCCCGCACGGTGCTGCACCCCGGCGCCTACGTGGGGGAAGGTGCGCGCGTCGGCGACGACTGCGTGCTCTACCCGCACGCCACGGTGCGGGAGGGGTGCGTGGTGGGCTCGCGCGTCATCCTCCACGCCTCGTCGGTGGTGGGCGCGGACGGCTTCGGCTTCGCCTTCGACGCGGAGGGCGAGGACGGCCCCCGCCACTTCAAGATTCCCCAGGTGGGCATCGTCCGCATCGAGGACGACGTGGAAGTCGGCGCCTGCACCTGCATCGACCGCGCGACGGTGGGTGAGACGGTGGTGGGCCAGGGGACGAAGCTCGACAACCTGGTGCAGATCGCCCACAACGTGCGCGTGGGCCCGCTGTCGCTCATCTGTGCGCAGGCGGGCGTGTCGGGTTCGGCGGAGGTGGGCACCGGCGTGGTGCTCGCGGGGCAGGTGGGCGTGGTGGGCCACATCCGCGTGGGAGACCTGGCCAAGGTGGGCGCGCAGTCGGGCGTCGCCCATGACGTTCCGGACGGGCAGGTCGTCAGTGGCAGCCCCGCCATCCCCCACAAGGAATGGCTGCGCGCCAGCGCCGCGTCGGGGCAGCTGGCGGACCTGCTCAAGGAAGTGCGTGCCCTTCGCAAGAGGGTGGAGCTGTTGGAGAAGGAGAAGGGCGGATGA
- the bamA gene encoding outer membrane protein assembly factor BamA, producing the protein MRLTVLRKSLLPLLAVALWALGPVSASAQVDVDAGSPAVVPPSSPAATPVSPPDGGTPSGADVPLASSPDEEDTNVSPSDRVVEIRIEGNRRVESEAVRRAMRTKVGDPLTRSAEDLRAIWALGYFTDVQLLAQRMANGIAYVVRVSERPTIRAVALQGNEELNAEDLKEQLDVKIGTILDIEAVRATQKKIQEKYVEKGYFLAEVTYKLEPTEDGSAVTVVYVINEHSKVMVKQITLQGAEKVSPEELKATMITKEGGFLSFFTGEGTYREEAFQRDLAVIQIAYYDRGFINVRVDKPTVQLSADKRDIYITLHITEGESYDIGKIDFAGDLERPPEELLKLMKSRSKERFNRGQLSTDISAISDVYFDKGYAYANINPITSVNAEDRTVDLTFDIQKGPLVTIERIDVVGNTKTRDKVIRRELRVYEGELYNGTGVKRSRERVTALGFFETVEITQHPGSTDNAIVLQVEVKEKATGTFQVGLGFSNVENFIFTAQVSQNNFLGWGQSVSASAQISGLRSLVQLSFYDPYFLDTNYLLSAEFFRVQADYEGFIRNSTGGTISLGRQLVDDVLATVGYSREYVDVQAGQGIGAVLLANQFQSGVTSALRLSVSFDRRDNRLFPSRGFIHYGSVETAPSFLGGTFLFNRYTAYSRLYFPMPLGFVFKTNATLGYVQQLDASKPLPISELYYVGGINTIRGYYLRSISPTLLVPRADNPDANVTEFRVGGNKQLIFNFELEFPIFEKAGLRGVLFYDAGNAFGSNEKFFEDRQDKLPLGLFHSAGFGFRWFSPIGPLRFEWGIPLTKRPSDDPILFEFTIGNFF; encoded by the coding sequence TTGAGGCTCACCGTTCTGCGCAAGTCATTGCTCCCGCTGCTGGCGGTCGCCCTGTGGGCGCTCGGGCCCGTTTCCGCCTCCGCCCAGGTGGACGTGGACGCGGGCTCGCCCGCCGTCGTCCCCCCGTCGTCTCCCGCCGCCACGCCCGTGTCGCCTCCGGATGGGGGCACCCCCTCGGGCGCGGACGTGCCTCTGGCCTCCTCGCCGGATGAAGAGGACACCAACGTCTCCCCCTCGGACCGGGTGGTGGAGATCCGCATCGAGGGCAACCGCCGCGTGGAGTCGGAGGCGGTCCGCCGGGCCATGCGCACCAAGGTCGGTGACCCGCTGACCCGCTCCGCGGAGGACCTCCGCGCCATCTGGGCCCTGGGCTACTTCACGGACGTGCAGCTGCTCGCGCAGCGCATGGCCAACGGCATCGCGTACGTGGTGCGCGTGTCGGAGCGGCCCACCATCCGCGCCGTGGCGCTCCAGGGCAACGAGGAGCTCAACGCGGAGGACCTGAAGGAGCAGCTGGACGTCAAGATCGGCACCATCCTCGACATCGAGGCCGTGCGCGCCACGCAGAAGAAGATCCAGGAGAAGTACGTCGAGAAGGGCTACTTCCTGGCGGAGGTGACCTACAAGCTGGAGCCGACCGAAGACGGCTCCGCGGTCACCGTCGTCTACGTCATCAACGAGCACTCGAAGGTGATGGTGAAGCAGATCACCCTCCAGGGCGCGGAGAAGGTGTCCCCGGAGGAGCTCAAGGCGACCATGATCACGAAGGAGGGCGGCTTCCTGTCCTTCTTCACCGGTGAGGGCACCTACCGCGAGGAGGCCTTCCAGCGCGACCTCGCCGTCATCCAGATCGCCTACTACGACCGTGGCTTCATCAACGTGCGCGTGGACAAGCCCACCGTGCAGCTGTCCGCGGACAAGCGCGACATCTACATCACCCTGCACATCACCGAGGGTGAGTCGTACGACATCGGGAAGATCGACTTCGCGGGAGACTTGGAGCGCCCGCCCGAAGAGCTGCTCAAGCTGATGAAGTCGCGCTCCAAGGAGCGCTTCAACCGCGGCCAGCTCTCCACGGACATCTCCGCCATCTCCGACGTGTACTTCGACAAGGGGTACGCGTACGCCAACATCAACCCCATCACCTCCGTGAACGCGGAAGACCGGACGGTGGACCTCACCTTCGACATCCAGAAGGGCCCGCTCGTCACCATCGAGCGCATCGACGTCGTCGGCAACACGAAGACGCGCGACAAGGTCATCCGCCGCGAGCTGCGCGTCTACGAAGGCGAGCTCTACAACGGCACCGGCGTGAAGCGCAGCCGCGAGCGCGTCACCGCGCTGGGCTTCTTCGAGACCGTCGAAATCACCCAGCACCCGGGCAGCACCGACAACGCCATCGTGTTGCAGGTGGAGGTGAAGGAGAAGGCCACGGGCACCTTCCAGGTGGGCCTGGGCTTCTCCAACGTGGAGAACTTCATCTTCACGGCCCAGGTGTCGCAGAACAACTTCCTCGGCTGGGGCCAGAGCGTCTCCGCGTCCGCCCAGATTTCGGGCCTGCGCTCGCTCGTGCAGCTGTCGTTCTACGACCCGTACTTCCTGGACACGAACTACCTCTTGTCCGCGGAGTTCTTCCGCGTGCAGGCGGACTACGAAGGCTTCATCCGCAACTCCACGGGCGGCACCATCTCCCTGGGCCGCCAGCTAGTGGACGACGTGCTCGCCACGGTCGGCTACTCGCGGGAGTACGTGGACGTGCAGGCGGGGCAGGGCATTGGCGCGGTGCTGCTCGCCAACCAATTCCAGTCCGGTGTCACCAGCGCGCTGCGCCTGTCGGTGTCCTTCGACCGCCGCGACAACCGCCTCTTCCCGTCGCGCGGCTTCATCCACTACGGCTCGGTGGAGACGGCGCCCTCGTTCCTGGGCGGCACGTTCCTCTTCAACCGCTACACCGCCTACTCGCGCCTGTACTTCCCCATGCCGCTGGGCTTCGTCTTCAAGACGAACGCCACGCTGGGCTACGTGCAGCAGCTGGACGCCAGCAAGCCGCTGCCCATCAGCGAGCTCTACTACGTGGGCGGCATCAACACGATCCGCGGCTACTACCTGCGCAGCATCAGCCCCACGCTGCTGGTGCCGCGCGCGGACAACCCGGACGCCAACGTCACCGAGTTCCGGGTGGGCGGCAACAAGCAGCTCATCTTCAACTTCGAGCTGGAGTTCCCCATCTTCGAGAAGGCCGGCCTGCGCGGCGTGCTCTTCTACGACGCGGGCAATGCCTTCGGCTCCAACGAGAAGTTCTTCGAGGACCGGCAGGACAAGCTGCCGCTGGGCCTCTTCCACTCGGCGGGCTTCGGCTTCCGCTGGTTCTCGCCCATCGGACCCCTGCGCTTCGAGTGGGGAATTCCGCTCACCAAGCGGCCGTCGGACGACCCCATCCTGTTCGAGTTCACGATCGGTAACTTCTTCTGA
- a CDS encoding ABC transporter permease has product MHPAERQTDYRWPLLWAGALVALVGAILLGVAISESEAWAEVAGALGLSFVGWGGLVQSFDAGALALGAQKASAVAGPKALVAGTLVWLAGWGLIAAGIRRAPASNEGPSPAAGTPLYPRLARYRDFYWSTLGAYGGGILLAELALLLLQTVLSSGVPSDLGGAAREAGGGLSLPPTIAFAIAFIVSMGVAFASGFVGASRAQRLSFPEATIGVFYLGLPVPILLSLMERVPSLQLALGYRLREVTYVAGLIGRPELAYWLVFAALVLALVLGINTGFIAAGSGRVDLRLGFELFVARRHVAVFRPSLLLGALAVLMFGIIPPLIVYFIIRGAEAAVERTRVKNLGLADPLAAASAQHRMKLHEQSPTMMMTALSVGGVGVGVMALIIVLSVMSGFEADLQQKILGTNAHAVVSRYAGDLPDYAKVMEQVKRVPGVVGQTPFIINQVMIASEGNVDGVIIKGIDPNTVGSVTDLPQNILPGGDLGHLEAPAKILPSSAVEDAETRKDPEEEDPIIGKPSKPAKPTVLPGIIIGRELAASLRVVVGDRVNVVSPLGTELGPSGPIPKSRAFRVAGVFYSGMYEYDSKFVYILLKEAQDFFAVKGATGIELKVADIDDARRIANQVVRVLGGYPYRARDWGEMNKNLFSALRLEKLVMGIILSIIIIVAAGLIVATVIMLVLEKRKEISVLKALGVPDGGIVKIFLAEGLQIGVAGGVLGLFSGLAWCLFIEKVGIKLDPEVYYIPALPVRIEPVQTALAVIIAVLVTYLASIYPALKASSVEPVEGLKAE; this is encoded by the coding sequence GTGCACCCCGCCGAACGGCAGACCGACTATCGCTGGCCCCTCCTGTGGGCCGGCGCCCTCGTGGCCCTTGTGGGAGCCATCCTCCTGGGGGTGGCCATCTCCGAGTCCGAGGCGTGGGCCGAGGTGGCCGGCGCCCTGGGCCTCTCCTTCGTGGGGTGGGGCGGGCTCGTCCAGTCCTTCGACGCCGGGGCGCTCGCCCTGGGCGCCCAGAAGGCCTCGGCCGTGGCCGGCCCCAAGGCGCTGGTGGCCGGGACGCTCGTCTGGCTGGCCGGCTGGGGCCTCATCGCCGCCGGCATCCGGCGCGCGCCGGCCTCCAATGAGGGGCCCAGCCCCGCCGCGGGCACGCCCCTGTACCCGCGCCTGGCGCGCTACCGGGACTTCTACTGGAGCACGCTGGGGGCCTACGGCGGCGGCATCCTCCTGGCGGAATTGGCGCTGCTGCTGCTCCAGACGGTCCTCTCCAGCGGCGTGCCGTCGGACCTGGGCGGCGCGGCGCGCGAGGCGGGTGGGGGGCTCTCCCTGCCGCCCACCATTGCCTTCGCCATCGCGTTCATCGTGAGCATGGGCGTGGCGTTCGCGTCCGGCTTCGTGGGCGCGTCCCGGGCGCAGCGGCTGTCGTTCCCGGAAGCCACCATCGGAGTGTTCTACCTGGGCCTGCCGGTGCCCATCCTCCTGTCGCTGATGGAGCGGGTGCCGTCCCTGCAGCTGGCGCTGGGCTACCGGCTGCGCGAGGTGACGTACGTCGCGGGGCTCATCGGCCGGCCGGAGCTGGCGTACTGGCTCGTCTTCGCCGCGCTGGTGCTGGCGTTGGTGCTGGGCATCAACACGGGCTTCATCGCGGCGGGCAGCGGCCGGGTGGACCTGCGACTGGGCTTCGAGCTCTTCGTCGCGCGCCGGCACGTGGCGGTGTTCCGCCCGTCGCTGCTCCTGGGCGCGCTCGCGGTGCTGATGTTCGGCATCATCCCGCCGCTCATCGTCTACTTCATCATCCGCGGGGCGGAAGCCGCCGTGGAGCGCACGCGCGTGAAGAACCTGGGCCTGGCGGATCCGCTCGCCGCCGCGTCCGCGCAGCACCGGATGAAGCTGCACGAGCAGTCTCCCACCATGATGATGACCGCCCTGTCGGTGGGCGGCGTGGGCGTGGGCGTGATGGCGCTCATCATCGTGCTCAGCGTGATGAGCGGCTTCGAGGCCGACCTCCAGCAGAAGATCCTGGGCACCAACGCGCACGCGGTGGTGTCGCGCTACGCGGGGGACCTGCCGGACTACGCGAAGGTCATGGAGCAGGTGAAGCGCGTGCCCGGCGTCGTGGGCCAGACGCCCTTCATCATCAACCAGGTGATGATCGCCTCGGAGGGCAACGTCGACGGCGTCATCATCAAGGGCATCGACCCGAACACGGTCGGCTCGGTGACGGACCTGCCGCAGAACATCCTGCCCGGCGGCGACCTGGGCCACCTGGAAGCGCCCGCGAAGATCCTCCCCAGCAGCGCGGTGGAGGACGCGGAGACGCGGAAGGACCCGGAAGAAGAGGACCCCATCATCGGCAAGCCCTCCAAGCCCGCGAAGCCCACGGTGCTGCCGGGCATCATCATCGGCCGGGAGCTGGCGGCGTCCCTGCGCGTGGTGGTGGGGGACCGGGTGAACGTCGTGTCCCCGCTGGGCACGGAGCTGGGGCCGTCCGGGCCCATCCCCAAGAGCCGCGCGTTCCGGGTGGCGGGCGTCTTCTACTCGGGCATGTACGAGTACGACTCCAAGTTCGTCTACATCCTGCTCAAGGAAGCGCAGGACTTCTTCGCGGTGAAGGGCGCCACCGGCATCGAACTGAAGGTGGCGGACATCGACGACGCGCGCCGCATCGCGAACCAGGTGGTGCGCGTGCTGGGCGGCTACCCCTACCGCGCGCGCGACTGGGGCGAGATGAACAAGAACCTCTTCTCCGCGCTGCGCCTGGAGAAGCTGGTGATGGGCATCATCCTGTCCATCATCATCATCGTCGCCGCGGGCCTCATCGTCGCCACGGTCATCATGCTGGTGCTGGAGAAACGGAAGGAGATCTCCGTCCTCAAGGCGCTGGGCGTCCCGGACGGCGGCATCGTGAAGATCTTCCTCGCCGAAGGGCTCCAGATTGGCGTGGCCGGCGGCGTGCTGGGCCTGTTCTCCGGCCTGGCGTGGTGCCTCTTCATCGAGAAGGTCGGCATCAAGTTGGATCCGGAGGTCTATTACATCCCCGCGCTGCCGGTGCGCATCGAACCGGTGCAGACGGCGCTGGCGGTGATCATCGCGGTGCTCGTCACCTACCTGGCGTCCATCTACCCGGCCCTCAAGGCGAGCAGCGTGGAACCGGTGGAAGGTCTGAAGGCGGAGTAG
- the lysS gene encoding lysine--tRNA ligase produces MADPENKTPPGEKSGEAADSSSKEQEIYQQRLDKADKWREAGFNPYGNGYAPKHRAADILATHAHHSMEDLEKDAPVYDVAGRIVAMRSFGKAAFIKLRDRSGELQAHVKKDALGDLYEVFKQCDLGDFVAVEGPVFRSKTGELSLSATKFVPLTKSLRPLPEKWHGLTDVEVRYRQRYLDLVSNPDVKQVFLKRSKLVKFIRNFLDGRDFVEVETPMMHPLVTGAAARPFITHHNTYDIDLYMRIAPELYLKRLVVGGMDRVYEINRNFRNEGISTRHNPEFTMLEFYQAYATYEDLMDLTEEMLSEASRHVTGDSKVKYGEHTVDFGKGWKRIPMPEAIREAVPSLSDKDMVDVDRLRHELLKTVHSEAERRAVDAMNHGELVGALFEAHVEHTLIHPTFITQYPTAVSPLARRNDQNPEVTDRFELFVAGREIANAFSELNDPLDQKGRFQAQLDAKQRGQQETMDYDEDYIRALEHGMPPTAGEGIGIDRVAMLFTDAASIRDVILFPLLKPLAK; encoded by the coding sequence ATGGCCGACCCCGAGAACAAGACCCCCCCAGGTGAGAAGAGCGGCGAAGCGGCGGACTCCAGCTCCAAGGAGCAGGAGATCTACCAGCAGCGGTTGGACAAGGCCGACAAGTGGCGCGAGGCCGGCTTCAACCCCTACGGCAACGGCTACGCCCCCAAGCACCGGGCCGCGGACATCCTGGCCACGCACGCCCACCACTCCATGGAGGACCTGGAGAAGGACGCGCCCGTCTACGACGTCGCCGGCCGCATCGTGGCCATGCGCTCGTTCGGCAAGGCCGCCTTCATCAAGCTGCGCGACCGCAGCGGGGAGCTCCAGGCGCACGTGAAGAAGGACGCGCTCGGGGACCTCTACGAGGTCTTCAAGCAGTGCGACCTGGGCGACTTCGTCGCGGTAGAGGGCCCCGTCTTCCGCAGCAAGACGGGCGAATTGTCCCTGTCCGCCACGAAGTTCGTGCCCCTCACCAAGTCCCTGCGCCCCCTGCCGGAGAAGTGGCACGGCCTCACGGACGTGGAGGTCCGCTACCGCCAGCGCTACCTGGATCTCGTCTCCAACCCGGACGTGAAGCAGGTCTTCCTGAAGCGCAGCAAGCTGGTGAAGTTCATCCGGAACTTCCTCGACGGGCGGGACTTCGTCGAGGTGGAGACCCCGATGATGCACCCGCTGGTGACGGGCGCGGCGGCGCGGCCGTTCATCACGCACCACAACACGTACGACATCGACCTCTACATGCGCATCGCGCCCGAGCTCTATCTGAAGCGGCTCGTGGTGGGCGGCATGGATCGCGTCTACGAAATCAACCGCAACTTCCGCAACGAGGGCATCAGCACCCGGCACAACCCGGAGTTCACGATGCTGGAGTTCTATCAGGCGTACGCCACGTACGAGGACCTGATGGACCTCACGGAGGAGATGCTCTCGGAGGCCTCCCGCCACGTCACCGGCGACTCCAAGGTGAAGTACGGCGAGCACACGGTGGACTTCGGCAAGGGCTGGAAGCGCATCCCCATGCCGGAGGCCATCCGGGAGGCCGTCCCCAGCCTGTCCGACAAGGACATGGTGGACGTGGACCGGCTGCGTCACGAATTGCTCAAGACGGTGCACTCGGAGGCGGAGCGCCGCGCCGTGGACGCCATGAACCACGGTGAGCTGGTCGGCGCCCTCTTCGAGGCCCACGTCGAGCACACGCTCATCCATCCCACCTTCATCACCCAGTATCCCACCGCCGTCTCCCCGCTCGCCCGCCGCAACGACCAGAACCCGGAAGTCACGGACCGGTTCGAGCTCTTCGTCGCGGGCCGGGAAATCGCCAACGCCTTCTCCGAGCTGAACGACCCCCTGGACCAGAAGGGCCGCTTCCAGGCCCAGCTGGACGCGAAGCAGCGGGGCCAGCAGGAGACCATGGACTACGACGAGGACTACATCCGCGCCCTCGAACACGGCATGCCGCCCACGGCCGGTGAGGGCATCGGGATTGATCGCGTCGCCATGTTGTTCACGGACGCCGCCAGCATTCGTGACGTGATTCTCTTCCCCCTCCTCAAGCCGCTGGCGAAGTAG